The Streptomyces sp. NL15-2K genome contains a region encoding:
- a CDS encoding TauD/TfdA family dioxygenase — MMKTPFTDADTDVLEHHGTRLVRVRPSAGGDHRAWFSANTEALRSAMYEHAAVMVKDSGIVQQAELAELAEEIGGRTLEYNERSTPRSRVTGKVYTSTEYPQDQSIPQHNESAYSENWPHNLFFFCALAAQSGGETPVADSTAVLDRLPGDLVRRFEDKGVLYTRTYRTGMGLSWQEGFQSDDKGYVESYCADHGIETQWDGDVLRTRQRRPAVMTHPVTGQKVWFNQAHLFHVHALPEAVREGLLEICGMDGLPRNAYYGDGTPITADEIGTILGVFDETTLAEPWGTGDVLMIDNLLTSHGRRPFTGDRKVLVAMTQREAAGA, encoded by the coding sequence ATGATGAAGACGCCCTTTACGGACGCCGACACCGACGTACTGGAGCACCACGGCACCCGTCTGGTGCGGGTGCGGCCCTCCGCGGGCGGCGATCACCGCGCCTGGTTCTCGGCCAACACCGAGGCGCTGCGCTCGGCGATGTACGAGCACGCGGCGGTCATGGTCAAGGACAGCGGGATCGTTCAGCAGGCCGAACTCGCCGAACTCGCCGAGGAGATCGGCGGCCGGACCCTGGAGTACAACGAGCGCTCCACGCCGCGCAGCCGGGTCACCGGCAAGGTCTACACCTCCACCGAGTACCCGCAGGACCAGAGCATCCCCCAGCACAACGAGAGCGCCTACTCGGAGAACTGGCCGCACAACCTCTTCTTCTTCTGTGCTCTCGCCGCGCAGAGCGGCGGGGAGACCCCGGTCGCCGACAGCACCGCCGTGCTCGACCGGCTCCCGGGCGACCTGGTCCGGCGGTTCGAGGACAAGGGCGTGCTCTACACCCGTACGTACCGCACCGGGATGGGCCTGTCCTGGCAGGAGGGCTTCCAGAGCGACGACAAGGGCTACGTCGAGAGCTACTGCGCCGACCACGGCATCGAGACGCAGTGGGACGGCGACGTACTGCGCACCCGTCAGCGCCGGCCCGCGGTGATGACGCACCCCGTGACCGGTCAGAAGGTCTGGTTCAACCAGGCCCACCTCTTCCACGTGCACGCGCTGCCGGAGGCGGTCCGCGAGGGGCTGCTGGAGATCTGCGGGATGGACGGACTGCCGCGCAACGCCTACTACGGTGACGGCACGCCGATCACCGCCGACGAGATCGGCACGATCCTCGGCGTGTTCGACGAGACCACGCTGGCCGAGCCCTGGGGGACCGGCGACGTGCTGATGATCGACAACCTCCTCACCTCCCACGGCCGCCGTCCCTTCACCGGCGACCGCAAGGTCCTGGTGGCCATGACCCAGCGTGAGGCGGCCGGGGCATGA
- a CDS encoding cytochrome P450, producing MTTATMTLSAIDLTAPQTFLDHQDELVSMWRQFRSQSPVHWHPVEGRQVPGFWVVSRYRDVMEVYRDNKRFTSERGNVLATLLEGGDSAAGQMLAVTDGRRHRELRNLLLKAFAPRVLESVVDAVRRRADRLVREAVARGECDFAQDVAEHIPMATIADLLGVPAADRDYLLSLTKQALSAEEAEQSAEEALVARNELLLYFSELAEERREDPRDDVVSVLATATIDGEPLTEQEIVFNCYSVIIGGDETSRLSMICAVKELIEHPEQWRRLKSGEVATESAVEEVLRWVTPAMHFGRRALTDVEIGGRTLRAGDVVTLWNSSANYDEEVFDRPDVFDLARTPNKHVSFGYGPHFCLGSYLGRAEIHALLTALRTHVAEMTPTAPARPIHSNFLHGYSSLPVSLRAAP from the coding sequence ATGACCACCGCCACGATGACGCTGAGCGCCATCGACCTCACCGCACCGCAGACCTTCCTGGACCACCAGGACGAACTGGTCTCCATGTGGCGGCAGTTCAGGTCGCAGAGCCCGGTCCACTGGCATCCCGTCGAAGGACGTCAGGTGCCCGGCTTCTGGGTCGTGTCGCGCTACCGGGACGTCATGGAGGTCTACCGGGACAACAAGCGGTTCACCTCCGAGCGGGGCAACGTCCTCGCCACCCTCCTGGAGGGCGGCGACTCGGCGGCCGGGCAGATGCTGGCCGTCACGGACGGTCGGCGCCACCGGGAGCTGCGCAACCTGCTGCTCAAGGCCTTCGCGCCACGCGTCCTCGAATCCGTCGTCGACGCGGTGCGCCGCCGGGCCGACCGCCTGGTGCGGGAGGCCGTCGCCCGTGGGGAGTGCGACTTCGCGCAGGACGTCGCGGAGCACATCCCGATGGCGACCATCGCCGATCTGCTCGGTGTCCCCGCCGCCGACCGGGACTATCTGCTCTCCCTCACCAAGCAGGCCCTCAGCGCCGAGGAGGCCGAGCAGTCGGCCGAGGAGGCGCTGGTCGCCCGCAACGAACTCCTCCTGTACTTCTCCGAGTTGGCGGAGGAGCGTCGGGAGGACCCGCGTGACGACGTGGTGAGCGTGCTGGCCACGGCCACCATCGACGGCGAGCCGCTCACCGAGCAGGAGATCGTCTTCAACTGCTACAGCGTCATCATCGGTGGAGACGAGACCAGCCGGCTGTCGATGATCTGCGCCGTGAAGGAGCTGATCGAGCACCCCGAGCAGTGGCGCCGCCTGAAGTCGGGCGAGGTCGCGACCGAGAGCGCGGTCGAGGAGGTGCTGCGCTGGGTCACCCCCGCCATGCACTTCGGCCGCAGGGCGCTCACCGACGTGGAGATCGGCGGCCGGACGCTGCGCGCCGGAGACGTGGTCACCCTCTGGAACAGCTCGGCCAACTACGACGAAGAGGTCTTCGACCGGCCTGACGTCTTCGACCTGGCCAGGACCCCCAACAAGCACGTGTCGTTCGGTTATGGGCCGCACTTCTGCCTCGGCTCCTACCTGGGCCGGGCGGAGATCCACGCCCTGCTGACCGCGCTGCGCACCCACGTCGCGGAGATGACGCCGACCGCCCCGGCCCGGCCCATCCACTCCAACTTCCTGCACGGGTACAGCAGTCTGCCCGTCTCCCTGCGCGCGGCTCCGTAG
- a CDS encoding condensation domain-containing protein — translation MADRNGIQLPLTAAQYGMWLAQQVNPENPMYSIAECVEIPGEIDVSLFEAALRRVVDEAETLRVAFGPGPEGPVQTVVEDLDWELHTVDVSGADDPSAAAEEWMLGRVRTPVNLDTGPLFTFGLLKLAADRYTWFSRVHHTIVDGYSWSLIVSRVAVLYSALVAGEEPKPATFGTLAELVEPDADYRRSEQFTADGAYWSERLAGAAEPVTLAGRPTRVPTDHVRQAGPVTPEQAEALRDLARETRVGWPAVVVAGVAAYLHRLTGADDLVLGLAAAARPTAAAKRTPGMVSNALPVRVRPRPSDTVATFLRSVSDEIHHALRHQRYRYEDIHRDLGRVGDRKRLWGPEINLIMYGEQLAFAGHGATVRGFSVGPEEDLSLIVDNRAPNAGFLLDLHANADLYTEETVAGHREALTGFLAALAAAGPDARLDSVDAAVPAGWVPPAAADGQDAVAPAAYRAPGTPREEALCGLVAQVLKVDRVGVDDDFFELGGHSLTAIRLLGRIRDTFGAELSIRTVFETPTVAALAAHLDQAAGRSRALEPFDRPAVLPLSLTQQRLWLVNRLQGPSGAYNMGLALRLTGRLDRTALAAAFHDVLARHESLRTTFPETDGKPRQHILSPAEAAARVVLTERATDAADLDATVAEVVAEGFDLTGQLAVRPRLLVLGPEDHVLLVVLHHIVADGLSLAPLARDLGLAYTARTAGEPPAFAPLPVQYADYTLWQQSVLGDENDPDSPLARRLAHWKRALAALPEELELPVDRPRPGELSQRGDIVRFDVDAVLHRRLIELGRAHRASLFMVLQSAVAVLLSKLGAGEDIPLGSAVAGRGDAGLDDLVGCFVNTVVFRNDVSGNPSVGELIDRTREMSLSAHAHQDVPFERLVEALNPERSLARNPLFQVMMDVQTPAESHLELPGLLTTPQQVDPGVTKIDLLFGLDERSAGHEAAAGISGRLEYSTDLFDRATIEAMSARLLRVLDAFTADPGQRVADIDVLTEGERHLVLGEFGQSPLLEPELLLPALFERQAARTPGAPALTEHEATYTYAELNAAANRLAHTLIAAGAGPEQRIAVLLPRSAELVIALLAVLKSGAAYVPVDPEYPDERIAYMLADASPALILADPRTREAVPTREVPVLDVTTEHPVPSADPGDPTDGDRSRPLDPAHPAYVIYTSGSTGRPKGVVVTHRSVAVYLEYARERYPSVADGTLLHSPVSFDLTVTSLYAPLISGGPVRVTALGGVLKVPHSTHGARHAPSPHRPKTQVAPLQGPSSGTPRARTEHRGHRTGLSKHPLEGPGRAAPRPAFLKATPAHLALLGVLPEEFSPTRELVVGGEMLLGEAVEELRRHRPGITVVNEYGPTEATVGCVEFRIGPDETVPGGPLPIGRPMWNSVVRVLDQALNPVPPGVCGEIYIGGGQLARGYLNRPGLTAERFVAAPYDPPGTRMYRTGDVGRWRADGQLEYLGRVDDQIKLNGFRIELGEIEAVLARHPRVARSAATVREDVPGHRQLAGYVIPRAGETVEPAEVVAWAAGQLPAHMLPAAVVVLDTLPLTPNGKLDRKALPAPERTGGSGTEAPRTPLEEALAALFAEVLGRESVGLHDSFFELGGDSIVSIQMVARARRKGLVFSPKEVFELKTVAALAAATAEAGAPARTDENGGIGALPATPIMRWLEERGGPVDAFHQSILVQVPAGLGESELADALQAVLDRHDALRTRLDRAGGSGRWRYEITGRGSVAATGLVRRVDIAGLAGEALRTTIGGEARAAWDRLAPEAGVMVQLVWFDAGPDTPGRLLFAAHHLVVDGVSWTVLLPDLRAAWEAVAVGKKPELAPVGTPLRRWAELLDEQTAARAAESDRWARTLAVPAPTLTDRPLDPAVDTAGAARRLTRSLPADVTAALLDRAPGALNASVHEVLITALTVALVHWRGRRGLGEDAGALIDVEGHGRQEIADGLDLSRTVGWFTTIRPARLDPGVEHWDGLWAGGPEAGRVLRAVKEQLRDVPDEGIGYGLLRHLDPETGPRLAALATAPLLFNYLGRAEAPGGDWGPAPETDVVQAPGADLPLSHLLEVDAVVRQEPDGPHLTAVWTWPGRLLSEADVRELADTWFRAARALTEYAERPDAGGHTPSDLALVELSQDEIDGLEAEWRTL, via the coding sequence ATGGCCGATCGGAATGGAATCCAATTGCCGCTGACGGCCGCTCAGTACGGAATGTGGCTGGCGCAGCAGGTGAATCCGGAAAACCCGATGTACAGCATCGCCGAGTGCGTTGAGATACCGGGCGAGATCGACGTTTCCCTCTTCGAGGCCGCGCTGCGCCGGGTGGTCGACGAGGCCGAGACGCTGCGCGTGGCGTTCGGGCCAGGCCCCGAAGGGCCCGTGCAGACGGTGGTGGAGGACCTGGACTGGGAGCTGCACACCGTCGACGTCAGCGGCGCCGACGACCCCTCCGCCGCCGCCGAGGAGTGGATGCTGGGCCGGGTGCGGACCCCGGTGAACCTCGACACCGGACCGCTGTTCACCTTCGGACTGCTCAAGCTGGCCGCCGACCGGTACACCTGGTTCAGCCGGGTCCACCACACCATCGTCGACGGCTACAGCTGGTCCCTGATCGTCTCCCGCGTCGCCGTCCTGTACTCGGCCCTGGTGGCCGGCGAGGAGCCGAAGCCTGCCACGTTCGGGACGCTGGCAGAACTCGTCGAACCGGACGCCGACTACCGGCGGTCCGAACAGTTCACCGCCGACGGCGCGTACTGGTCCGAACGTCTTGCCGGTGCCGCCGAACCGGTCACCCTGGCCGGGCGCCCCACCCGCGTCCCCACCGACCACGTCCGCCAGGCCGGCCCCGTCACCCCGGAGCAGGCCGAGGCGCTGCGTGACCTCGCCCGGGAGACCCGGGTCGGCTGGCCCGCCGTGGTCGTCGCCGGCGTCGCCGCCTACCTGCACCGTCTGACCGGCGCCGACGACCTCGTGCTCGGTCTGGCCGCCGCGGCCCGGCCCACCGCGGCCGCCAAGCGCACCCCGGGCATGGTCTCCAACGCCCTGCCCGTCCGCGTCCGCCCCCGGCCGTCCGACACGGTGGCCACCTTCCTGCGCTCGGTGAGCGACGAGATCCACCACGCGCTGCGCCACCAGCGCTATCGCTACGAGGACATCCACCGCGACCTCGGCCGGGTCGGCGACCGGAAACGGCTGTGGGGTCCCGAGATCAACCTCATCATGTACGGCGAACAGCTCGCCTTCGCCGGGCACGGCGCGACCGTACGCGGCTTCTCCGTCGGCCCCGAGGAAGACCTCTCGCTGATCGTCGACAACCGGGCGCCGAACGCCGGCTTCCTCCTCGACCTCCACGCCAACGCCGACCTCTACACCGAGGAGACGGTGGCCGGCCACCGCGAGGCGCTCACGGGCTTCCTCGCCGCACTGGCCGCGGCCGGCCCGGACGCCCGCCTGGACTCCGTCGACGCGGCCGTGCCCGCCGGGTGGGTCCCGCCGGCGGCCGCGGACGGCCAGGACGCCGTGGCCCCGGCCGCCTACCGCGCCCCGGGCACCCCGCGGGAGGAGGCGCTGTGCGGTCTGGTCGCCCAGGTCCTCAAGGTCGACCGGGTGGGCGTCGACGACGACTTCTTCGAGCTCGGCGGCCACTCGCTCACCGCGATCCGGCTGCTCGGGCGCATCCGGGACACCTTCGGGGCGGAACTCTCCATCCGCACCGTCTTCGAGACCCCGACCGTCGCCGCGCTCGCCGCCCACCTCGACCAGGCGGCCGGCCGCAGCCGCGCCCTGGAGCCCTTCGACCGCCCCGCCGTGCTCCCGCTCTCCCTCACCCAGCAGCGGCTCTGGCTGGTGAACCGGCTCCAGGGCCCCAGCGGCGCCTACAACATGGGCCTCGCGCTCCGGCTCACCGGTCGGCTGGACCGTACCGCGCTCGCCGCGGCCTTCCATGACGTCCTGGCCCGCCACGAGAGCCTGCGCACCACCTTCCCCGAGACGGACGGCAAGCCGCGCCAGCACATCCTGTCGCCGGCCGAGGCCGCCGCGCGGGTGGTGCTCACCGAGCGGGCCACCGACGCCGCCGACCTGGACGCGACCGTCGCCGAGGTGGTCGCCGAGGGCTTCGACCTCACCGGGCAACTCGCCGTACGGCCCCGGCTGCTCGTCCTCGGACCCGAGGACCACGTGCTGCTCGTCGTGCTGCACCACATCGTCGCCGACGGCCTCTCGCTCGCGCCCCTCGCCCGTGACCTGGGCCTGGCCTACACCGCCCGTACGGCGGGCGAGCCCCCGGCGTTCGCACCGCTGCCGGTGCAGTACGCCGACTACACCCTGTGGCAGCAGTCGGTGCTCGGCGACGAGAACGACCCGGACAGCCCGCTGGCCCGCCGGCTCGCCCACTGGAAACGGGCCCTGGCCGCACTGCCCGAGGAGCTGGAGCTGCCCGTCGACCGGCCGCGGCCCGGCGAGCTGAGCCAGCGCGGCGACATCGTCCGCTTCGACGTCGACGCCGTACTGCACCGGCGCCTGATCGAGCTCGGTCGGGCCCACCGGGCCAGCCTCTTCATGGTGCTGCAGAGCGCGGTCGCCGTGCTGCTGAGCAAGCTCGGCGCCGGCGAGGACATCCCGCTGGGCAGCGCCGTGGCCGGCCGCGGCGACGCCGGGCTCGACGACCTCGTGGGCTGCTTCGTGAACACCGTGGTGTTCCGCAACGACGTCTCCGGCAACCCGAGCGTCGGCGAACTCATCGACCGCACCCGCGAGATGTCACTGTCCGCCCACGCCCACCAGGACGTGCCCTTCGAGCGCCTCGTCGAGGCGCTCAACCCGGAGCGCTCGCTCGCCAGGAACCCGCTGTTCCAGGTGATGATGGACGTGCAGACCCCGGCCGAGTCCCACCTCGAACTGCCGGGTCTGCTCACCACTCCCCAGCAGGTCGACCCGGGAGTCACCAAGATCGACCTGCTCTTCGGGCTCGACGAGCGCTCGGCGGGCCACGAGGCCGCCGCCGGGATCAGCGGCCGGCTCGAATACAGCACCGACCTCTTCGACCGCGCCACCATCGAGGCCATGAGCGCCCGCCTGCTGCGGGTCCTCGACGCCTTCACGGCCGACCCCGGACAGCGCGTCGCCGACATCGACGTCCTCACCGAGGGCGAACGGCACCTGGTCCTGGGCGAGTTCGGCCAGTCACCGCTGCTCGAACCGGAGCTGCTGCTGCCCGCGCTCTTCGAGCGGCAGGCCGCCCGCACCCCGGGGGCCCCGGCCCTGACCGAGCACGAGGCCACCTACACGTACGCCGAACTCAACGCGGCCGCCAACCGGCTGGCCCACACCCTGATCGCCGCAGGCGCCGGGCCCGAGCAACGGATCGCGGTGCTGCTGCCCCGCTCGGCGGAGCTGGTGATCGCGCTCCTCGCGGTCCTCAAATCCGGTGCCGCCTACGTCCCGGTCGACCCGGAGTATCCCGACGAGCGGATCGCCTACATGCTCGCGGACGCGTCCCCGGCCCTGATCCTGGCCGACCCGCGGACCCGCGAGGCGGTGCCGACCCGCGAAGTGCCGGTCCTCGACGTCACCACGGAGCACCCCGTGCCCTCGGCGGACCCGGGCGACCCGACCGATGGCGACCGGTCGCGCCCGCTGGACCCCGCACACCCCGCCTACGTCATCTACACCTCCGGCTCCACCGGCCGCCCCAAGGGCGTCGTCGTGACCCACCGGTCCGTCGCCGTCTACCTGGAGTACGCGCGCGAACGCTACCCCTCCGTCGCCGACGGCACCCTGCTGCACTCGCCGGTCTCCTTCGACCTGACCGTCACCTCGCTGTACGCCCCGCTGATCTCCGGCGGTCCGGTGCGCGTCACCGCCCTAGGGGGTGTTTTGAAAGTCCCGCACAGCACCCACGGCGCCCGGCACGCACCCTCGCCGCACCGGCCAAAGACCCAAGTAGCTCCGCTACAAGGGCCTTCGTCCGGCACGCCGAGGGCACGCACCGAACACCGCGGGCACCGCACAGGACTTTCAAAACACCCCCTGGAAGGCCCCGGCAGGGCCGCCCCGCGCCCCGCCTTCCTCAAGGCCACCCCGGCCCACCTGGCCCTGCTCGGTGTGCTGCCCGAGGAGTTCTCGCCCACCCGCGAACTGGTCGTGGGCGGCGAGATGCTGCTCGGCGAGGCCGTCGAGGAGCTGCGCCGGCACCGGCCGGGAATCACGGTCGTCAACGAGTACGGGCCGACCGAGGCCACCGTCGGCTGTGTGGAGTTCAGGATCGGCCCGGACGAGACCGTCCCCGGCGGCCCCCTGCCGATCGGCCGACCGATGTGGAACTCGGTCGTCCGAGTTCTGGACCAGGCCCTCAACCCCGTGCCGCCCGGTGTCTGCGGCGAGATCTACATCGGCGGCGGGCAGCTCGCCCGCGGCTACCTGAACCGGCCGGGCCTGACCGCGGAACGGTTCGTCGCCGCCCCGTACGACCCCCCGGGCACCCGCATGTACCGCACCGGCGACGTGGGCCGCTGGCGGGCCGACGGCCAACTGGAGTACCTCGGGCGCGTCGACGACCAGATCAAGCTGAACGGCTTCCGCATCGAACTGGGCGAGATCGAGGCCGTACTGGCCCGGCACCCCCGGGTCGCGCGGTCCGCCGCCACGGTGCGCGAGGACGTCCCGGGCCACCGGCAGCTCGCCGGCTATGTGATCCCCCGAGCGGGCGAGACCGTGGAGCCGGCCGAGGTCGTCGCGTGGGCGGCGGGGCAACTGCCCGCCCACATGCTGCCGGCCGCTGTCGTCGTCCTCGACACGCTGCCCCTCACCCCGAACGGAAAGCTCGACCGCAAGGCGCTGCCCGCACCCGAGCGGACCGGCGGCAGCGGCACCGAGGCGCCCCGCACTCCGCTGGAGGAGGCCCTCGCCGCGCTCTTCGCCGAGGTGCTGGGCCGCGAGAGCGTCGGACTGCACGACAGCTTCTTCGAACTGGGCGGCGACAGCATCGTCTCCATCCAGATGGTGGCCCGCGCCCGCCGCAAGGGGCTGGTGTTCTCCCCGAAGGAGGTGTTCGAGCTCAAGACGGTGGCCGCGCTCGCGGCCGCGACCGCCGAGGCCGGCGCCCCCGCGCGGACCGACGAGAACGGCGGGATCGGCGCGCTCCCCGCGACCCCGATCATGCGCTGGCTGGAAGAGCGCGGAGGTCCCGTCGACGCCTTCCACCAGAGCATCCTCGTCCAGGTGCCGGCCGGGCTCGGCGAGAGCGAACTGGCCGACGCGCTGCAGGCGGTGCTCGACCGGCACGACGCCCTGCGTACCCGGCTGGACCGGGCCGGTGGCAGCGGCCGCTGGAGATACGAGATCACCGGGCGCGGCAGCGTCGCGGCAACCGGTCTGGTGCGCCGGGTCGACATCGCCGGGCTCGCCGGTGAGGCGCTGCGCACCACGATCGGGGGCGAGGCCCGCGCGGCCTGGGACCGACTGGCGCCCGAGGCCGGCGTGATGGTCCAGCTGGTCTGGTTCGACGCCGGGCCCGACACACCGGGACGGCTGCTGTTCGCCGCTCACCACCTCGTGGTGGACGGCGTCTCGTGGACCGTCCTGCTGCCCGACCTACGGGCCGCCTGGGAGGCGGTCGCCGTCGGCAAGAAGCCCGAACTCGCGCCGGTGGGAACGCCATTGCGCCGCTGGGCCGAACTGCTCGACGAGCAGACCGCCGCCCGGGCCGCCGAGAGCGACCGGTGGGCGCGCACGCTCGCGGTGCCCGCGCCCACCCTGACCGACCGGCCGCTCGACCCGGCCGTGGACACCGCGGGGGCCGCCCGGCGGCTCACCCGGTCCCTCCCCGCCGACGTCACCGCCGCCCTGCTCGACCGGGCGCCCGGGGCGCTGAACGCGAGCGTGCACGAGGTACTGATCACCGCGCTCACCGTGGCGCTGGTGCACTGGCGCGGGCGCCGGGGCCTCGGTGAGGACGCCGGCGCCCTCATCGACGTCGAGGGGCACGGTCGGCAGGAGATCGCAGACGGCCTGGACCTGTCCCGTACCGTCGGCTGGTTCACCACCATCCGCCCGGCCCGCCTCGACCCCGGCGTCGAGCACTGGGACGGACTGTGGGCGGGCGGACCCGAGGCGGGCCGCGTGCTGCGCGCGGTCAAGGAACAGCTCAGGGACGTCCCCGACGAGGGCATCGGATACGGGCTGCTGCGCCATCTGGACCCGGAGACGGGGCCCCGGCTCGCCGCGCTCGCCACCGCGCCCCTGCTCTTCAACTACCTGGGACGGGCCGAGGCACCCGGAGGTGACTGGGGCCCGGCACCCGAGACCGACGTGGTCCAGGCCCCCGGCGCCGACCTGCCGCTGTCCCATCTCCTGGAGGTCGACGCGGTCGTCCGCCAGGAGCCGGACGGGCCGCACCTGACGGCCGTCTGGACCTGGCCGGGCCGGCTGCTGTCCGAGGCCGACGTCCGCGAACTCGCGGACACCTGGTTCCGCGCGGCACGCGCGCTGACCGAGTACGCCGAGCGCCCGGACGCCGGCGGCCACACCCCATCGGACCTGGCGCTGGTGGAGCTATCCCAAGACGAGATCGACGGGCTCGAAGCCGAGTGGAGGACGTTGTGA